The segment ttaGTTAATAAGAAACTTATGCTTACCTTCCCAGGTCTCGGGTTACACTTCAGAATTTGTTTGTCAACATTCTGCAAGAGTAAATGTGGAAGAAGTAAGCCTTAAGAAGCATCAACAGAAAGATCTATAACTCACTTTCTTAGCAGTCACAAATccaattcatatttatttaggGACCATTATATGCAAAGTGCACCTCTAGGTACTACAAGAGCTACAAGGGCAAATATAAGGGTAAGTAATGTGTTGTTtgtgccctcaaggagcttatacCTGGAAGGAAGGAGCAGATGATCACACTGATGTGACTGTTCTGTGAAGGACTAGGTTAAACTCATgggtaaaatacaaagaaaacgcCAACTTATGGGCATCAAGGGGAATGACACCAGCATAGAGATGAGGTGATGGCACGGGGAGGCCCCCAAAAGGCTTGTTGGAGGAAGTGATATGGAGAAGACCTTGAAAACACAGGATTTTAATAAGGGAAAAAATGTGGCAGGTTGGGGCCAGGGAGTTGAGAAAAGAATTCCACGGAGAACATACTTTCCGAGGCAAGGTGGTAGGAAACACTGGGTGTATAACCAGAGCACGTGGAGACAAGGTTGGACAAACAGGACTTGGGTGTGCTGTAATATAGTGAAGATGTTTCACTTGACTTGGTAGGTGATGGGGAatcattaaagaaacatttcttcaaatcttatcctttcttttaaaaagactttgCCTTGCAAGCTACTGGTTGGTATCCTAGTATAACGATTTGCTACTGTGGCTATTCACGGTGAAGACATGGGTCTTGGGAATCGTAGAGAAAGTTCCATGATCTTGGGAATGCCAGAAAGGAAGTCCCATGTTAAGTGAATATTCtacattaaatgtttaaatatttctaaggcaaaaaaacccataaaactgaATTTCAAGACCATTGCCAGCTATaatgttttcagctttttttctttcaattaggCCGTTCGTGGCCCTGCTTTGTATGAACAATATGAGCAACTACTGACAGGATACTGCCAagtgattacttaaaatattttagaatattatgaaatattttatggagACACATAAGCTCAATGGAATGTAACAAGTTCCCCATATATAGTACCTTGAGAAATTCAGAATGCTGTCACTTAATTTCACTTGAAAACTAAATATTAGCAAAGAAGGGGAAATAACTTGCTTCTCTTATGCCTTTTAAATTCTGCCTAAgcaattttgttttctcaatttaACAGTCTGGCTAAAATACAGGGATTATGATACACTTCAAATGAAGAATAAAGTAActtctgatatatttttaaaaccatctttACACAACCTCAAATCACTGATTTTCTTCATAAGTTTTTAGGTCATTTCATGACCCAAAGCACTATTTCATTTGTTAATAATCAAAATAACTTACCTCTGTGAATGGGCTTAATCTGCCTGAGATGTCCTGAGCACGGAAATATTTTGACACTGGTTCCTGAAAAAGTCCACCAAATCTGGCTCCTTTGTCTGAGGAGTGGGTTTTGGAAGTATGCAAATACTGATGATAAGCACTCTTTAAAGAAGAATGTAGTTTAGAAGTAAGGTCAGATTTTTGTAGAAATGAAGCCTTTTCTGGCCACAGACCAACTTGTGGATTAGAGGTAGTAGGTTCATTTGACATTACGTATGAATTCTTAGAGATTCCAGTCCGTTCCTGGTCATCATCAGGATAAAACGTGATGGAAGGGTCTGGCAGCTTCAAAGTAATGGTTTCCTTCCTCCTAGGTCTCAGGCTTCCTTTATGTAATggttcctccccctccttctcctcctcctcctcctcctcctctgcctctatCCCCTGTCTGTCTTCATCAAAATTCATCTTTAAACGCTCTGATACTGACTGGAGaagggataaaacagaagaggGCTGGTTTGCATTCTCTCTTGATTTTGTGGAGCCATGGTGACCAGGTGAGACCTCGCTGGACAGAATGTCCTCCTGAGAGCTGTCATCCTCATAAATGGGAGACAAAGCTAAGGGATAaattttgtaccttttggccTCCACTGATAAGAATGATTCTGAACTATCACTATCAAATGTCTCCCCTAATTTAGTGTCCTTTTCAAAATGATGGACGAGGTCAGTTCTGCTCTCAGACCTCTCGCATGTGACTACAGGCATGCTGTCAGTAGATGTATCAGGAAACAGCAGAGTGTGTGTTCTTACTTCTGGGGTAGCACACCTGTCCTCATCTTGAAGGGGTTCGTCATATAATATAGTAAAGGAAGAATTTTCTTGTTCATCCTGAGAAATGAAGGCTAAATTAGATTCTTCTTTTTCATCACTATAATTATCATCTCTTATTTGGTTATCTACTGCAGTAACAGATGTTCTTTTGTCTAGCTTTCCCATGGTATCCTTGGGTCGAAAATCTGGCACTGCTAAAGCTGGGTAGCCTTCATAATCCTTGCTTAATGTAGGTGATTCATATCCCCTGAAATATGAGGCAAGTCTGTTGTCACACGCTATCAAGCCTTCCTTTCTCTCAGGGGgtcctttctctatttctccaaCACTCTCTGCACCAGGCTTTTGGGATGTTTTTTTGGCTTCAAATATGGGAGGCACAGCCTCTGCTTGTGTAATAGGCAATTCCAGACCTGTTCCATAGGTTTTCTTAACATTTACCACTGTAGATAATACTTTGTGTTTCCTGATAGCCTCATCAGAATCTTCTGGAGAcagtctttccatttctcttggagaGGGCATAGACACACTCATTCCAACTGCCTCTTTATCCTCTGTCTTACATGCCCTTTCCACTTCTAAGAAGGCAGGGACTGCCTTCTCGTGTGCTTCTTTCACTTCTAACACTAAAGGTACCATTTCAGTTTTCCTAATACCCTCTCCAGCATCCTTCTGGTAAGATATTTCCAACAAAGGTCTTCCAGTCTTTTCAGTGATGCCCTCAGCATCTTTTTCGTAGACATTTACCACTTCTAACGTAATGGGCATAACCTCAGTTTTGTCCAGATCAGCATCACTTAggtaaatattttccatttctaatgtAACAGGTATTACCTCAGTCTCTGTGATATCCTCTTCACCATCCTCTGGGTAAATATCTTCCATTTCTAACGTGGCAGGGATCACTTCAGCCTTTTCGGTAACCCCCTCAAAGTCTTTTTGGTAGACATTTTCCATTTCTGACATAACTGAGGTCATCCCGGTCTTGCCAACATCACCTTCAGCAtgcttttggtaaatattttgtaattctaaTGCAACAGGTATCACCTCGGTCTTTGCAATATCCCCTTCAGCatccttttggtaaatattttccatttctaatgtGGCAGGCATCACTTCAGTCTTTCCAGTAATTACCTCAGCATCTTTTTGGTAGGTATTTTTCACTTCTGAAATAATAGGCATCATGTCAGTTTTGCCAAGATTTCCTTCGATATCCCTCATTTTATAAGCTTTTTTCATTCCTAAAATGGCAGGTAATCCCTCAGTTTTTTCAATATACCTCTCAGCATCCACTTGGTGTATTTCTCCCACTTTAAAAATGTCAGCTGTTGGCTCAGTTTTTATCACATTTAATTTGGCATCCTTTTTATGTGCTCTTCCCATTTCTAACATAGGAGGGGCTGCCTCATATTTCATAATATTCAATTCAgcatcctttttgtttgttttttccaattCTAACATGGGAGATCTAAGCtccatttttcttatatttacttcCATATCTTTCTTGTGTACTTTCCCTACTTCTGACATTGTAAAGAGTGTGTTTTTATTACTCTGTCCTGGCAAGCCTTTTTCAGATATACACACAAGACTATCAGAAAAACTGTTCTTGGATGTCCCGGGTACATGGATGTCATCATTTGCAAATGGAGGCCATTTGAAATTTAATACAAGAGTTCTTGTATCCTCTGTCCCTGTTTTGTGATTATCCATACACGCTATTTCCACTTTATCTTTAGAgtcctctttgaaaaataaatgtgtttttaccTTATCATCTAACCCTTTATGGGGTGTATCTTCAGCTAGTAAAACAGCATCTGATTCCCACAAATTTATCCTATCAGCCTGTCCAGCTCTATTTCCAGAAAGTGGGGATTCTTGGTAGAGAacaatttctcttcctttaattGACTCTGCGTCCTTAACTAAGTTACTTACAGAGAAGAACctatctaatattttattttcattaatttcacaTGTGCTTTGATTTACTGCCTGTTCAGACACCAAGAAATCCCTTAATGTATCATGCGGCTTAACACTACCACTGTTCAGAATTTGTGAAGTATTAGCCTGAAGTTCAGAATCCCAGGTATCCTCAGTATCTTCAAAAGCATCATTTGCCAAATTTTCTTGGGCTGAATAAATAATCTCATTGACTAATTCCCTAGCTTGATCTTCTAACAAACAAGATAAATTCATTCTATCAGAATCAAAAAGGAGACTCTTCTCACCAGCTGTAAGTGAAACACAGACCTTTTCTTCCCCTGGGACATCTGACCTGTTTTCCATGCCCTGCTCTTCCAAATGCTCTGTTAGCTGGATCCCTGCCAGTGTCACTTCTGAGGAGTTTTTCTCAGGAACATCTTCTTTCAGAGTACCTGAATTCATTATGCCATCTATGGCTATATGCTCTTGGCAGGTATCAACTATGTGTGTGGATTTTAATTCTTCCCtgacagaaacaaaaatttcacCAATCAATGTATCAGCCTTTTTAACTAAACCACTTTTGAGGTCCAAAAGTTGGTCATGGACTCTTCTCCTTGCTTCTGTGTGCTCAGCAGAGGCTTCAGAACACTGCTGGCTTGAGCTGTTAACTGACGTCGGAGCCCCAGCAACTgctccagtctctgcttccatGGGATTGTCAAATTGGGCAGCAGTTGGGAAATCGAGAGACACCTTCCCAGTAGGAGTCCCAAAATGTTCTTGAAAAGGGGTCACTTCCGCCCCTGTTGGGACAGATGTTTCAAATTCCAAATAAGGGCTATTAGGGCGCAGCAGGTTAGTTAAAGAGGCACCTTCATGTGTGGCATCTATGGTAACTTTTACAGAACTGGAATTATTTTGGTGACTATGTGAACTTAAAACCATGCTAACTTCTTCAGAGCTACCAGAGGAAGACAGACTATCAATACTGCCACTTAGGGAAtgagtattctctttttttctgtgagataaggctttcttttctgatttcagCACAGGAACATTGTGAAAGTGTGAATTCTCAGATACAAAAGCATTTTTCCCCAAACTTTTATCAGATTCCAGAAAAGGTGAATTTACTTGTGTGCTGTTAGCTTCTTGGAATTGTGGGGAAGCACTAGTTGAGTTGAATTTTGCCATTTCTGAGAAACCAGAAATCTTTCTAGTCCCAAAAATATGTGAAGGTTGATGAATCACATAGGTATTGGCCTCATAATTCTGTGTCATTTGCCTAGTAGCTTTTTCGTCATGAACAGGAGGTAAAATCTCAGATATATTACCTTTGGGAAAAGCAGGAGGATAAACTAAGGCTTTTGCCTCTGTTTCCAGAAAACCTTGATATTTGGAGGCAGGAAGAGATACCTCAGTCTGACAATTCTCTTTAATCTCCTCACGATCCATTGATTGAAAACTTTTGTCCTGTTCAGACTCTAGGGAAGTTAATTCTGATAAAATAAGCTTTCCTGGCACATCTGTAACTTCAAATGGAGAAGAAATCTTATCCTGAGAAATATCTCTAGGCTCTGTTTGGGAAACAGTGATCTTGGAGATGGCTACAGTTTCTTCTCTTACAGAATGCAACTCAACAGGAACAACGTTCTGACCATCAACTTCCACCTTTGATAAAATTTTCGCAATGTCAGGTTTGGTTTTCAAGGAAAGAGAACCAGACTTCTCTGTAGTGCTCTTACTTGCTCTAGCGTTTGAACACATCAATTCTGCTTTAGCAGGGCCTTGAGGTGAAATGGAACTGTTGTCCTCAGAGAGGCTTTCACACTCCAATCTCGAGTCAACTCCAACCTGGCATTTTTCACCTTTCGGAAGAACTTCCTTGGATTCAAGAGTTGCAGATCCATGCTCCAGATGAAGACAAGCAGGAGTACCCTTCCCGTTTACTGCCTCAACACGATTTGCCACATTTTCTTCTTGACATTTACCAGGCGGACTGGAAATACCAACAATGCTGACATCCCCAGTTTCAGTGAGCACAGAACACTCATCCTTTGTAACAGGAGTATCTAACTTGCTCAGCATACCAACCCTGGAAACAAATGTAGGAGATGAAATACTGAAATCTGACTTTGTACTGTCAAGGATAAGAGATGTTCTGACATCAGGTGATACTTTGGTTTGTTGAAGACTCTCAGAGTCAAGATGAGATTCTGAAATGTGATTTCTGTTAGGTTCAAAATTCAGCTTAGGGGATATTCTGTTTTCTAAGCATGCTACAACTGCTGATTGGCTGATGTGTTCCCCGGAGGCAGGGTTGTTTTGATTTATTCTAACCACATGAGGCATTTTGCCATGTGGCCTAAAACTGGACCTTTTGTGTTCCGTTACAAACAACTGGTCAATATCTTTGGGTAGTGGCTCAATTCTACCTTCTGGAGCTTTTACGTGACTTGAAGTTGTGGGTTCACTAACCAAGGTGCTTTCTGTTTCTTGTCTGATTTTTGTAGCAGCCAAATTTTTTTGTGAGTCTTGGGAAGACAGTCTATTTCCTTCATTTACAGGTTCTGTGTCTGTCACAGCATGTCTCTGAAGAGCCGTGGTGCTGATATGACTGGCAGCCTGCTTGGCTGAGTTATCAACAGCTTGCTTGTCAGAACACTTACTCTCTGGCAACTGCAGATCTTCATGCATAATTGACTTATTTGGACTCAGCAAATCTGCACTGCCCTGTTTGGTAGTGTCACTCCCATCAGGTTTACTAGAAGAGCAGTCAGAAACAGCAGGGCTCTCATGCTCAACACGTGCTTCTCTTTGCACCCATGTCCCATCATTCATCACTGAGCTGTCTTCCTTTATTGTAGTTTCCGCTGTAGTTATCCCCTGAAAATCTGCACTGCAAGGAACTCTGCTACTGTTACTTCCTGTAAACAATGCTGAGCATACCAAATTTCTGTCAGTCTGAGAAACTGGTGCACAACTTAAATGGTGTCGTGAGTCAGATTCACTGGCAGTGGAGCTGAAGTTAGTCACAGAAGAAGGGGATGACCTACTTCTCACAGGTCCCCCaggatcatttttatttaaaacattcgTAGAAGCAGCAGTATTGGGCAATTCTAAATGGTTTGTCAGATGGTTTTCtgtgttaacatttattttgctacAATCAGAGTCTTCTAACAGGCCTTCGAGCAAATGTCCTTTCACAGATATGTCTGTACTAGCTGATGACAACAATGACACCATCCTAGCCTCAATGTCACTTCCAGGGCCAATATGGATGCTTGTACTAGAGTCAgaactttcattttctctgtccaAGGGATTCACAGTTTCCAATGCATTCTGGTGCttcaaatatttcctaatttgtCTGGGGCCTCGATATGTTGCATATGTTATGGAAGGCCTCTCTGGTTTACTATCCAGTTGTCTGTAAAAAGAAAGAGCCCAATAGTATCATGAAATATAGTTAGTAACACTTAACAGTAATCCTAGAAGTTATGATAAAGTATTTCTTTCAAATACTCCTACTCCTAATAAGTATTCAACTGGAGAAGGAAATCCTAAAATGTTTTAGGTAAGCCTGTCTTtactaaaaataatgaagatttgACAAGGAACACATGAACATCAAGGCACATGAATGTTTGAGCTCCTTATAAccattcctttttaaagatttttttttcaacatttctgttcatttttggaagacagagacagagtgtgagctgtggaaaagcacagagagaaggagacacagaattggaagcgggctccaggctctgagctgtcagcacagagctcaaactcatgaaccgtgagatcatgacctgagctgaagtcagacacttaacggactgagaaacccaggtgctccaaaaccATTCCCTCTTACCTGATTACCTACATCTCTCTCACAGTAGTTACCAGACAGAAAGTGGGCTGACAAGTCCAAGGCTTGGGTTTTAGTTACAATCTCAAAGAGTGTTTGACTGGAAGGAACCACACTGCCTTATGTGCCTCATGCTGGCACAAGCTCATGGATACGTCACTGATTTGTCCACCATATTAGAGCACCACAGTAAGCTTCTCTTCCTTTACtcttggatgtaaatttgaaCGGCAACTTCAAGCACATAGGGGGagaacttttaaaggaaaacaactgGTAAGATGTCTAACTCACATCAAGCACTCAGCATGTGTTTGTTAACTCAATGACAGAATTGCCTTAAAAATGCTCTTGTGTTAAGTTCTTCAAATATTCAATTTCTGTAGCATAAAACTGCTTGGGTAAGTGTAGGAATCAAAAGAGACTTCTAGTAAAAGTTCTCTACTTCTCAGCCCCAGCATAAAGTTCCAGAGACTCTCAGCACCCAACTTCCTTTGAAGAATCTTTCGCTGGGAGTTCTCATGCTATCTGATACTGCTTAATAGCCCTGGACACATACCATTCTCTTCCCTTAAATCCCAGCCCCAGAGAGAAACTCCAATGTCTTCTGAGACTAAGTTCACAAGTCATCTCCAGAACAAACAGATCCTAGCACCCCTTTCCTGCTAACATGGGCAGTTAGCCTCTTATCTGTGGGTGCAAAGAACCTTGAGTGCAGCATTTGCCATATCAGATCATAAAGATCTAGGCACTTAATGCATTTTCCCCACTTGCCTTGTGGCTATTTGAAGGAAGGCACTgtgtcttaaccatttttacatttttaaatgccccCCACAAAATTTGGCAAATGGTACATATTTACAACTTTTGGGCatgaatgactaaaataaagCAATGATAGTAAGTGCTTAGTGTGTGATTTATTCCAGACTGCCTTCACTATTATCGATtatataaaagtgttttaaattctGAACTCTAGGCTCATTTTAGTATCCTAACACTAAAAATGTATGGCAGAAATATttgatgttctatttttttcagattaaacatataattaacaAAACATTGTAGAACCCACATGAATAAGAAATCCAGCCACCAGTATTCCAATATCTAAATAATGCTTTTTCTCCCCTGCTTTAAAGCAGTAACATTAAGAACACTAGACTCATTTACGCTATAA is part of the Prionailurus viverrinus isolate Anna chromosome C2, UM_Priviv_1.0, whole genome shotgun sequence genome and harbors:
- the CRYBG3 gene encoding very large A-kinase anchor protein isoform X3; translated protein: MSGGRRRGGAPWHTFSRFFAPRSPSRDKEEDEEERSGTSQPPAPSQGAASVENEPMSTSQKKENALSSEAVKIPQSEHKRNHAEKLIALPMQEDSKKPNDLSRSTSDTKIGESDRQPKESFFQFLGNLFNISGKSSLGDAKQSSFKDDHDKTEKDLQNPSDRPEEGVKREREIFGGSLGTQALPAEEPESNSAEPSDSFSLDTTQDSEQETSDLLKQLDSKPERPSITYATYRGPRQIRKYLKHQNALETVNPLDRENESSDSSTSIHIGPGSDIEARMVSLLSSASTDISVKGHLLEGLLEDSDCSKINVNTENHLTNHLELPNTAASTNVLNKNDPGGPVRSRSSPSSVTNFSSTASESDSRHHLSCAPVSQTDRNLVCSALFTGSNSSRVPCSADFQGITTAETTIKEDSSVMNDGTWVQREARVEHESPAVSDCSSSKPDGSDTTKQGSADLLSPNKSIMHEDLQLPESKCSDKQAVDNSAKQAASHISTTALQRHAVTDTEPVNEGNRLSSQDSQKNLAATKIRQETESTLVSEPTTSSHVKAPEGRIEPLPKDIDQLFVTEHKRSSFRPHGKMPHVVRINQNNPASGEHISQSAVVACLENRISPKLNFEPNRNHISESHLDSESLQQTKVSPDVRTSLILDSTKSDFSISSPTFVSRVGMLSKLDTPVTKDECSVLTETGDVSIVGISSPPGKCQEENVANRVEAVNGKGTPACLHLEHGSATLESKEVLPKGEKCQVGVDSRLECESLSEDNSSISPQGPAKAELMCSNARASKSTTEKSGSLSLKTKPDIAKILSKVEVDGQNVVPVELHSVREETVAISKITVSQTEPRDISQDKISSPFEVTDVPGKLILSELTSLESEQDKSFQSMDREEIKENCQTEVSLPASKYQGFLETEAKALVYPPAFPKEVKNTYQKDAEVITGKTEVMPATLEMENIYQKDAEGDIAKTEVIPVALELQNIYQKHAEGDVGKTGMTSVMSEMENVYQKDFEGVTEKAEVIPATLEMEDIYPEDGEEDITETEVIPVTLEMENIYLSDADLDKTEVMPITLEVVNVYEKDAEGITEKTGRPLLEISYQKDAGEGIRKTEMVPLVLEVKEAHEKAVPAFLEVERACKTEDKEAVGMSVSMPSPREMERLSPEDSDEAIRKHKVLSTVVNVKKTYGTGLELPITQAEAVPPIFEAKKTSQKPGAESVGEIEKGPPERKEGLIACDNRLASYFRGYESPTLSKDYEGYPALAVPDFRPKDTMGKLDKRTSVTAVDNQIRDDNYSDEKEESNLAFISQDEQENSSFTILYDEPLQDEDRCATPEVRTHTLLFPDTSTDSMPVVTCERSESRTDLVHHFEKDTKLGETFDSDSSESFLSVEAKRYKIYPLALSPIYEDDSSQEDILSSEVSPGHHGSTKSRENANQPSSVLSLLQSVSERLKMNFDEDRQGIEAEEEEEEEEKEGEEPLHKGSLRPRRKETITLKLPDPSITFYPDDDQERTGISKNSYVMSNEPTTSNPQVGLWPEKASFLQKSDLTSKLHSSLKSAYHQYLHTSKTHSSDKGARFGGLFQEPVSKYFRAQDISGRLSPFTENVDKQILKCNPRPGKMVIYDLHGSKYKQEIYCNIPDATSWSFPNGILIKVVRGCWILYEKPHFQGQKCVLEEGEKVLNRDWILQNRKHPPRDFVLGSIKRVLKDCSIPEIELCPQSDPEYCPIHIQRAIPNLEELNIPKSVSFTVKSGVWLAYPDINFKGQATVLEEDHGLFEISATEIKSLHPLQMGGLKVEMPMNLKVIIYEKPHFCGQAREFSEHIDSVPKFLKNNGDFHGIGSIRVIGGVWVAYEKEHFKGQQFLLEEGDFEDSNACGALSGPILSFRFLQANFIESSITLFESDLESGKFIDITNQEISDLEEIGFGSETRSIHVKSGVWVAYQQKFFCGEQYILEKGKYKCFFDWGGSNNIIMSIRPIQLEPLGINEPPHLLKAFSKPGFQGECVDFTEEISDLTSFRPCSFKVLRGCWLLYYQEDISNNQCVLEEGLYADLTSCGCPTSRVKSLKPIDYVFEEPSISLFALEHCEGRELHLEEAVNSVLNKDLHFYTQSVWVKSGLWIAYEGSNFLGRQILLEPNEIPNWTAFSGWKTIGSLRPMKQPAVYIRIRNRAQDEYLTVTGNVADTRATSVCVSPYSGKTTQVWHYCRGLFKSKASDTCLDVIGGRDTPGAKVALWTEHGQFRQKWRLNRNGTISSYLSDQLVLDVKGGNYYDKTHVIVNQPLEGEETQKWDIEIL
- the CRYBG3 gene encoding very large A-kinase anchor protein isoform X1 — its product is MSGGRRRGGAPWHTFSRFFAPRSPSRDKEEDEEERSGTSQPPAPSQGAASVENEPMSTSQKKENALSSEAVKIPQSEHKRNHAEKLIALPMQEDSKKPNDLSRSTSDTKIGESDRQPKESFFQFLGNLFNISGKSSLGDAKQSSFKDDHDKTEKDLQNPSDRPEEGVKREREIFGGSLGTQALPAEEPESNSAEPSDSFSLDTTQDSEQETSDLLKQLDSKPERPSITYATYRGPRQIRKYLKHQNALETVNPLDRENESSDSSTSIHIGPGSDIEARMVSLLSSASTDISVKGHLLEGLLEDSDCSKINVNTENHLTNHLELPNTAASTNVLNKNDPGGPVRSRSSPSSVTNFSSTASESDSRHHLSCAPVSQTDRNLVCSALFTGSNSSRVPCSADFQGITTAETTIKEDSSVMNDGTWVQREARVEHESPAVSDCSSSKPDGSDTTKQGSADLLSPNKSIMHEDLQLPESKCSDKQAVDNSAKQAASHISTTALQRHAVTDTEPVNEGNRLSSQDSQKNLAATKIRQETESTLVSEPTTSSHVKAPEGRIEPLPKDIDQLFVTEHKRSSFRPHGKMPHVVRINQNNPASGEHISQSAVVACLENRISPKLNFEPNRNHISESHLDSESLQQTKVSPDVRTSLILDSTKSDFSISSPTFVSRVGMLSKLDTPVTKDECSVLTETGDVSIVGISSPPGKCQEENVANRVEAVNGKGTPACLHLEHGSATLESKEVLPKGEKCQVGVDSRLECESLSEDNSSISPQGPAKAELMCSNARASKSTTEKSGSLSLKTKPDIAKILSKVEVDGQNVVPVELHSVREETVAISKITVSQTEPRDISQDKISSPFEVTDVPGKLILSELTSLESEQDKSFQSMDREEIKENCQTEVSLPASKYQGFLETEAKALVYPPAFPKGNISEILPPVHDEKATRQMTQNYEANTYVIHQPSHIFGTRKISGFSEMAKFNSTSASPQFQEANSTQVNSPFLESDKSLGKNAFVSENSHFHNVPVLKSEKKALSHRKKENTHSLSGSIDSLSSSGSSEEVSMVLSSHSHQNNSSSVKVTIDATHEGASLTNLLRPNSPYLEFETSVPTGAEVTPFQEHFGTPTGKVSLDFPTAAQFDNPMEAETGAVAGAPTSVNSSSQQCSEASAEHTEARRRVHDQLLDLKSGLVKKADTLIGEIFVSVREELKSTHIVDTCQEHIAIDGIMNSGTLKEDVPEKNSSEVTLAGIQLTEHLEEQGMENRSDVPGEEKVCVSLTAGEKSLLFDSDRMNLSCLLEDQARELVNEIIYSAQENLANDAFEDTEDTWDSELQANTSQILNSGSVKPHDTLRDFLVSEQAVNQSTCEINENKILDRFFSVSNLVKDAESIKGREIVLYQESPLSGNRAGQADRINLWESDAVLLAEDTPHKGLDDKVKTHLFFKEDSKDKVEIACMDNHKTGTEDTRTLVLNFKWPPFANDDIHVPGTSKNSFSDSLVCISEKGLPGQSNKNTLFTMSEVGKVHKKDMEVNIRKMELRSPMLELEKTNKKDAELNIMKYEAAPPMLEMGRAHKKDAKLNVIKTEPTADIFKVGEIHQVDAERYIEKTEGLPAILGMKKAYKMRDIEGNLGKTDMMPIISEVKNTYQKDAEVITGKTEVMPATLEMENIYQKDAEGDIAKTEVIPVALELQNIYQKHAEGDVGKTGMTSVMSEMENVYQKDFEGVTEKAEVIPATLEMEDIYPEDGEEDITETEVIPVTLEMENIYLSDADLDKTEVMPITLEVVNVYEKDAEGITEKTGRPLLEISYQKDAGEGIRKTEMVPLVLEVKEAHEKAVPAFLEVERACKTEDKEAVGMSVSMPSPREMERLSPEDSDEAIRKHKVLSTVVNVKKTYGTGLELPITQAEAVPPIFEAKKTSQKPGAESVGEIEKGPPERKEGLIACDNRLASYFRGYESPTLSKDYEGYPALAVPDFRPKDTMGKLDKRTSVTAVDNQIRDDNYSDEKEESNLAFISQDEQENSSFTILYDEPLQDEDRCATPEVRTHTLLFPDTSTDSMPVVTCERSESRTDLVHHFEKDTKLGETFDSDSSESFLSVEAKRYKIYPLALSPIYEDDSSQEDILSSEVSPGHHGSTKSRENANQPSSVLSLLQSVSERLKMNFDEDRQGIEAEEEEEEEEKEGEEPLHKGSLRPRRKETITLKLPDPSITFYPDDDQERTGISKNSYVMSNEPTTSNPQVGLWPEKASFLQKSDLTSKLHSSLKSAYHQYLHTSKTHSSDKGARFGGLFQEPVSKYFRAQDISGRLSPFTENVDKQILKCNPRPGKMVIYDLHGSKYKQEIYCNIPDATSWSFPNGILIKVVRGCWILYEKPHFQGQKCVLEEGEKVLNRDWILQNRKHPPRDFVLGSIKRVLKDCSIPEIELCPQSDPEYCPIHIQRAIPNLEELNIPKSVSFTVKSGVWLAYPDINFKGQATVLEEDHGLFEISATEIKSLHPLQMGGLKVEMPMNLKVIIYEKPHFCGQAREFSEHIDSVPKFLKNNGDFHGIGSIRVIGGVWVAYEKEHFKGQQFLLEEGDFEDSNACGALSGPILSFRFLQANFIESSITLFESDLESGKFIDITNQEISDLEEIGFGSETRSIHVKSGVWVAYQQKFFCGEQYILEKGKYKCFFDWGGSNNIIMSIRPIQLEPLGINEPPHLLKAFSKPGFQGECVDFTEEISDLTSFRPCSFKVLRGCWLLYYQEDISNNQCVLEEGLYADLTSCGCPTSRVKSLKPIDYVFEEPSISLFALEHCEGRELHLEEAVNSVLNKDLHFYTQSVWVKSGLWIAYEGSNFLGRQILLEPNEIPNWTAFSGWKTIGSLRPMKQPAVYIRIRNRAQDEYLTVTGNVADTRATSVCVSPYSGKTTQVWHYCRGLFKSKASDTCLDVIGGRDTPGAKVALWTEHGQFRQKWRLNRNGTISSYLSDQLVLDVKGGNYYDKTHVIVNQPLEGEETQKWDIEIL